The DNA region TTTGCCAGCTACTTTTTCGTTAAATTTACGAGCCTCTGCTGCACAAACGCCAGTATCAAGTGATGGTAAGCAAACAAGTACTTCTACGCCATTATTTCCGCCTACACTAAACTCGCTAAGATCTTGCGCTACGACTTTTGCTTCAGGCGCATAAGAGCCTACAAAGACCTCGTTTCCACTTAAATTTACCTCACTACCTTTAAATTTTGTAGTTGCCATATCTATCTCCTTTATTATTTTTTTGCTTTTTTAAATGCTTGATCAAGATCCGCTATTAGATCATCAGCGTTTTCGATACCGATGGCTAATCGAAGCAAGTTTTGCTTTATACCGATCTTATCTAGTACCTCTTTTGGAAATGCCTCATGCGTCATCGTCGCAGGCCTGCAGATAAGGCTTTCTACGCCACCAAGGCTCACTGCTAGATCAAAAATTTCTAGCGATTTTACAAATTTATTTACATCATATTTTTCATCAAGCTCAAATGAGATGAGCGCGCCAATGTCGCTTGCTTGAGCTGCTTGCATTTTTGCCTCTTGCTCGCTATATGAGCCAGCAAAATGCACAACGCTAACAGCGTCATTATTCTGCAAAAATTTGATGATTTTATGTGCATTTTGTGTTTGTCTGTCAAACCTAACGCTAAGTGTTTTAAGCCCACGTATTAGGTAGTATGCGTCCATCGGACTGATGATGCCACCAAGCGTGTTTTTAGCAAATTTTATCTTCTCAGCCAAAGCATCGTCGTTTAGCGTGACGATACCAGCGATCACGTCAGCGTGTCCGCCGATATACTTTGTAGCGCTATAAACCACGATATCAGCTCCATGATCAAGTACTCTTTGATAATAAGGCGTTAAAAATGTGTTATCCACGATGACTAGAGCGCCTTTTTTGTGAGCGATCTTTGAAATTCTAGCGATATCTGTCACTCTTAAGAGAGGATTTGACGGAGTTTCGATAAATATCGCCGCCACATCGTCGCTTATGTCATCTTCGCTTAAAAAATTTAGATCGTCTATAAATTCGCTCTTTATGCCGTGGCTTTCAAAAACGGTCGTGACATATCTATAAGTGCCGCCATAGACGTTACTATTTAGTAGGACCTTTTGCCCAGTTTTTATAAGGCTAAGTGCCGCGGCTGTTGCTGCCATGCCTGAACCAAAGCTAAAAGCGTATTTGCTGCCTTCAACCTTTGCAAAAATTTCATCAAATGCTTTTTTTGTAGGGTTGTTGCCACGCGAATATGCAAATTCTTGAAAATTCTCAAGATCATCTTGCACAAATGTACTTGCTAAAAAAATAGGCGGAATGACAGCTTTATTTGGATTATTTTTAGCTTCGATGCCTTTTACGATCAATGTGTCAAGTTTCATAAATTTCCTTTTAAAAATTTGTGAAATCTTACATAATAAAGATTAATCTTCCCCAAACCCACCCAAAACGTAGCTAAATCAGTAAGTGGTAGTAACGTTTATTTTTAAGAATGCATTTTTTAAATTGCTGGGATAAATTTAAACTTTTGCTCTCCCCGCAAGCCTAATAAATTTTTCTTTTTACTCGCCTTTAGCTAAATTTTCACCATAAATTTTACTCTACAAGATCAACTTGCCAGTTTGCCTCTTGTAGCTTCATATCTAGCTCTCTGATCTCTTTTGATAGCTCGTCTATTTGCTTTTGGAGCGTGGCTACATCAACACTACTTAAAATTTTTATCTCACTATTTGAGTAAAGATCGACCTTTTGGCTTGCACTTTTGGCAAATTCCCTAAGCACGCTTGCTTTTTGGCTTAGTGTATCTTTTTTAGCGATCATTTCAGTTAGACTCACGCCTTCAAATTTTGCACTTGAGTTTGTTAAATTTATAGCCAAGATCAGCCTAAATAGCTCATCGCTTAGCCTATCAAGCTCTTTTAAAAGAAGCTTTGGATCTTCGCTAGGTCTTTCATTTTCTTGTATTTTTGCATTATCAAGCAACCTACCTTTTAGCTGCTCTAAGCGTTTTTGTGTATCGGCCCTTAAAATGAGAGCCTGAGCTAATTTCATCATTTTTCCTTTTGAAATATTAAATTGAGAGAAAATTTCAAATTATATTAGTATCTTTTGGGTTATAATTGATTTAAAATTTTATTTTAAGGAAAAGCTATGAAGTACGATTTTGATACGCTTATTAGCAGAGATGGCACTAACTCATCGAAGTGGCGAATGAAAAATGACATTTTGCCAATGTGGGTTGCTGATATGGATTTTAAGGCTGCACCTGAAATTTTAAATGCCCTACAAAAGCGTCTTGATAATGGCGTCTTTGGCTACTCATTTATTCCAAAAGAGTGGAACGAAGCGATCAAAGGCTGGTGGAAGAGGCGTCATGACGTTAGCTTTGAAAACGATTGGATGTGCTTTTGCACTGGTGTTATACCAGCGATTTCAACTGCTATTAGAAGATTTAGTAATCCAGGAGATCAAATTTTAGTTCAAACTCCTGTCTATCACGTATTTTTTAACTGCATTAAAAATAATGGCCGTGAAATTTTATCAAATGACCTTATCTATAAAGATGGCTCTTATGAGATTGATTTTGAAGACCTTGAAGCAAAGCTAGCGCAGCCGCTAACAACTATGATGCTCCTTTGCAATCCTCACAATCCAATAGGAAAAATTTGGGACAAAGAGACGCTTAAAAAGATAGGTGAGCTTTGCTATAAGCATGATGTTTTGGTTATCAGCGATGAGATCCACTGCGACATAACTGATCCTGGGCTAAGCTACGTGCCATTTATCAGCGTTAGCGAAGAGTGCAAAAATAACTCAATCACATGCGTCTCACCTACAAAAGCCTTTAATATAGCTGGACTTCAAAGCTCAGCCATCATCACGCCAAATGAGCAGATACGTGCCAGAATAAATGCGGCTGTAAATTATGATGAGATAGGTGAGGCAAACGCATTTGCAATAACTGCGACAATAGCGGCATTTAACGATAGCCAAACATGGCTTGATGAACTTAGGGATTATCTCTTTGAAAACAAAAAAATCGTTATAAATTTCATAAAAGAGCAAAATTTGCCAGTAAAGCTTCTGCCTTCAAATGCGACTTATCTTTTATGGCTTGATTGCAGCGCGTTTTGCGAGGATTCGAGCGACTTTATGAATTTCTTGCGTGACAAAGCTGGACTTTGGCTAAATGATGGCAATGCTTACAGGGGAGATAGATTTTTCCTCCGTATGAATATCGCAACCCAAAGAGCCAGAGTGCTTGAAGGGCTAAAACGCTTACAAAATGGTATAAATTTATACACTTCAAAAAAATAAATTGAGTAAATTTGGCTGGGTGGCTTTTGAATTTTAAGCTACTCCTGCCTAATATTAATACAGCTCGGGGAATTTTTGAAGCAGTAAATATTGCCCCCACTTTTTTGAATATTGTGGCGGTTTGAATCTTAAAACCAAAATATTTCACTCTCACTTTTGTAAATTAAATAGAATGCTGCTTGGTTGCAATAGAGCAAGCTATAAATCTAACTTTTGCCATTTTTCTATTTCATCAGCACGCGTTAGAGTGCCAAAAGAGTACCATGGGCACTTGGGAGTTATTTTAAAGTTGCAAAACGCATTCTTTTTTAAACATTAACGTGGCTTTGGCTCATAAATTTAGCAGTGGCTTTAAAATTTTCAACAAAGTAGAAATTTGAAGTTAAGATAGCTTATGCTGGTTTTAATTTTAAGAGAAATTGTTTGCTAAAACAAAATTTTGAGCCATTTTTGAAGTTACACTTTTTTTAAAACAAGGTAGTTTTTGCTAATAAATTTGATTTAGATAATGCAGAAATTTAAAGGCGGGAACCCCCGCCAGATATTATTTATGAAGCTCTTTTGTGTAAAACTCAACTGAGCCAAGGCTCTCTTTTAGCGCCCACTCGTAAGCTTTGCTTACAAATTCCCAGTTTATGTTCTCATAAAATGTCTCTAGGTATTTTGGACGAGCGTTGAAGTTGTCGATGTAGTAAGCATGCTCCCAAACGTCAACGACTAGAAGTGGTACTTTGCCGTCACTCACTGGAGTTTTTGCATTGCTAGTTTGTACGATCTCTAGCTTTTTGCTGCTTGGATCAAATACAAGCCACGCCCAGCCTGAGCCAAAAAGCGTTGTAGCTGCTTTTAAAAATTCCTCTTTGAAATTTGCAAAATTTGCTTCGATCGCAGCTTTTAGCTCGCTTGACATCTCGCTTTTTTTAGCGATGCAGTCCCAGTAAAAGTCGTGGTTGTAAACTTGAGCAACGTTGTTATAAAGCCCACCTTCGCTATTTGTTAGAATTTCATAAAAAGATGCGTTAGCAAATTTTGTATCTTTTATAAGATTGTTTAAATTTGCTACGTAAGTTGCATGATGCTTGCCGTAGTGGTATTCACAGGTTTTTGCGCTAACTACTGCATTGCTATTTGCATCAAATGGAAGTTTTCTAAGTTCAAACATAATAATTCCTTAATAATAAAATTTGTTGTTTTGCATTATAGCCATAAAAAATTAATAAATAAAAATCTTTTAAATTTAGCCATAAAATATAGGCTAAATTTAAGCAAATCTAAACTTACATTTTTTTGGCTGGCTTTTAAACTTATAGAAAAGAAAAATTTAAAGCAAAATAACCCATACATTTGGTTAAATAGATTCAAGAAAATTATTAAAAGTAAAAATAAAATAAATTTTATGTGTAAAAAAGTAACAAGTATACTTTAAAAGTTTAGTTATAGAAAAACTATAAAAATTTTTTGAAAATATAAATTAGCTTTTTGAAGTATATTTGTTACTAAAATACACATATAAAAATAAATAGCTGTGAATTTACGAAACAAAATTTCTAAATTTTTATTTTTGAAATTTATAATGCACCTATCAAAACTATTACAAAGGATGAAAGATGAAATTCTTACAAGCTTTACTTTTTACATGTGCCATCAGTGGCTTAGCATTTGGTGCGGATAAGGTCTATACGATCAAATTTGCTCACGTTGTCGCAGCTTCTACGCCAAAGGGCAAGGCGGCAGACTTTTTTGCAAAGCGTGCTGAGGAGCTAAGTGGCGGCAAGATAAAAGTTCAAGTCTTCCCATCAGCGCAGCTTCTTGATGACGATAGAGTTTTTGGTGCGCTAAAGCTTGGTAACGTTCAAATGGCAGCTCCAAGTTTTTCTAAATTTACACCTATCGTGCCGCAGTTTCAGCTATTTGACCTGCCTTTCATCTTTAAAGATGCAGACCACCTTCACAAGGTTCAAGATGGCGCAGTTGGCGAGGAGCTAAAAGGTCTTGTGACTAAAAAAGGCTTTGTAGCGCTTGATTACTGGGATGCTGGATTTAAGCACTTTAGCTCAAGCAAAAAACCGATCCTTGTGCCAGAAGATGCAAAAGGACAAAAATTTAGAATCCAAAGCTCAAAAGTGCTTGAAGAGCAGATCAAAGCGATCGGTGGCAATCCACAAGTTCTGCCATTTTCAGAGGTTTATTCTGCGCTTCAGCAAGGCGTAGTTGATGCGACTGAAAACCCACTATCAAATTTCTATAACTCTAAATTTCACGAGGTTCAAAGCTCGCTTACGCTTTCACACCACGGATATCTAGGCTATCTAGTCGTTATGAGTGATAAATTTTGGAACAAACTACCAGATGATCTAAAAGCAAATGTAAAACAAGCTCTAAGCGAGGCTACAGCTTACGAGAGAGAAGAGACAGCTAAAGAGGACGCTCACGTCATAGCCGAGCTTGAAAAATATATAGCAGAGACTAAAAAGCTAGAAATTTTCAAGATCGACGACGCGCAAAAAGCTGAGTGGGAGAAGACTATGCAGGCTATCTATCCTAAATTTTACGATGTCATCGGCAAAGAGCTTATAGAAAAAACAATCGAGACAAAATAATGAAAAATTTCATTAACGCTCTTGATATATTGATAGTATCGCTAAATAAGACTATCGCCGTTTTAGGGCTAGCTAGTGGAACGCTACTAGCCTTTGCCAACGTCGTGGCCAGATACTTTTTCGACAAAAGCTGGTCATGGGCGAGCGAGCTATCAAACTACCTCTTCATTTGGTCGGCGTTTTTTGCCGCAGCGTATGGCTTTAACAAGGGCATCCACGTGAGCGTAACTATCTTGGTGGAGAAATTTCCACCAGCGCTTGCGAAAGCGTGCCTGCTCTTTTCGCACATCTTAACAACTGTCTTTTTGATATTTATCGCGGTTTATTCGGTGGATTATCTTAAAATTTTACACGAGATCGAGCAGATGATAATAGACCTTGGCATACCTCAATGGGTCCCTATGCTAGTGCTTCCAATAGCCTTTGTCACAGCTAGCTACCGCTCTGCTGAAAAAGCTATCAAAGTAGCTCTAACTCCTGCAGCAAAGGTCGTAAGCAACGAAGCGCACGAGCTAGCTCATGGTAGCGTAGTCAAAGACTAAGGAGAAAAAGATGACAATAGCATTTTTATTTATCCTGCTTTTTGCACTGATGCTAATAGGTGTGCCAGTCGCGGTTTCGCTAGGCACAAGCACCGTTTTAACAATGATATTTTTTACAGATATCGACATCGCTACGATCCCACAGCTAATTTTTGATGGCATCAATAAATTTTCGCTAATGGCGATACCGATGTTTATCTTGGCTGGAAATTTACTAAGTAAAGGTGGCTCAGCAAGACGTATCATCGACTTTGCAAAGTCTATGGTCGGACACTTGCCAGGTGGCTTGCCTATGAGTGCGATATTTGCCTGCATTATATTTGCAGCGGTATCTGGAAGCTCACCTGCGACGGTTGTAGCTATTGGCTCAATTATGTTTGCAGCTATAAAAGAGGCTGGCTATCCAAAAGAGTACGCAGTGGGCGGCATAACTACGGCTGGCTCGCTTGGAATTTTGATCCCACCTTCAGTTGTTATGATAGTTTATGGCGTAACTGCTGAGGTTAGTATCGGCAAGCTCTTTATGGCGGGCGTCGTGCCTGGTCTTATGCTTGGAGCTTTTATGCTCGTGCAAACCTATGTCGGAGCAAAAAAGCTTGGCTTTAAAGCGACTAAGGCTGAGCCATTTAAAGTAAGAGTGCAAAAATTTGCAAAAGCATTTTGGGCTCTTTTAATAGTCGTCGTGGTCATTGGCGGAATTTATGGAGGTATATTCACTCCGACTGAAGCTGCTGCGGCAAGTGCTGTTTATGCGCTATTTATCTCACTTTTCATATATAGAGATATAAAGATAAAAGACCTTTGGGATATCTGCCTAGACTCAGCCCTTACAACAGCTATGATTTTTTTTATCATCGCAAACGCCGTTGTTTTTGCATATTTGCTAACTAGCGAGCAGATCCCACAAGCGATCGCTTCGATGATACTTGATGCAAATATCGGCATGATAGGGTTCTTGATATTTGTAAATATCTTGCTCTTTATCATGGGTCAGTTTATGGAGCCTTCAAGCGTTATCATGATTATGGTGCCGCTCTTGCTTCCGATAGCTACGCAACTAGGCGTCGATCCTATTCACTTTGGTATCATCTTGGTTGTAAATATGGAGATAGGTATGGTGACCCCGCCTGTTGGACTAAATTTATTTGTCGCAAGCGGTCTTACAAATATGAACTTAAAAGAGGTCATCATGGCATGCTTGCCATGGACGCTAACCTTGTTCTTTGGCCTTATCTTGGTTACATATATACCGCAAATCTCACTTTGGTTGCCAAACATAATGTATGGAAATTAAATTTTAGAGGCTCTTGCCTCTAAAATTTATACTTTTGGGTCGTAATCCGCACTCATAACGATATTTTTACCACTTCGCTTACCAGCATAAAGTAGATTATCAGCTTGTTTTATCATCTTTTCTAAGCTAAATTCTCCCGTACCATCATGAGCAACTACTCCAAAAGTCATAGTTGCGTTGATCTTTATGTTTTCAAACTCAACTATATTTTTACTCAAAGTCTCTCTCACACGCTCTACGATACTTACAGCTGCATCTTTTTTTACGCCCAAGACGACTGCTAAAAATTCTTCTCCGCCAAATCTAGCTACCCTATCTTTATCTCTAAATGTGTTTTTAAATATGCCTGATAAGCTTCTTAAAACAGCATCTCCTGCACCGTGTCCATAGGTATCGTTTATCTTTTTAAAGTTATCAATATCACACATAACGATAGCAAAGTCCCTATTTTTATAAAGATCGTTTTGACTTAAAATTTTCTGCATCGAAGTACGATTTAAAAGCCCTGTTAATGGATCGTGATTTAATATATTTTCAGCCATCTCTTTTTCCTCTAAGATACTTAAAAATATAAATAAATTTGAGCTCTCCAAAAGATACGAAACAACAACCGAAAATATACAAACCATACTTAAGTTAAAAACAAAAAGTAGATCTTTAAAGCTGTCAAAATCTTTTATAGGCTGGCCATCTAAATATATATAGCAGGCTATAGATAAAATTATTTGCACCGCAACTATTATGTAGTTAAAAAATTTATAGGTAAATGACGTAAAAAATAGTATTAGTGACGACGCTAAAAACAATAATCCAAAACCGTATCCCCATCCAAGTATTAGCATACAAACTAATGCATGAAATAAAATTTCAAGCTGGACTATTACCATTGTTATCTTATTATTTTCAGGGCTATCGTAGATAAGCCTTAAAAGAAAAAGATAGGTTGCTACTGAAAATACATTCATAACTGCTAGAATTTCTTCTTTCATAAATAAAAAAATAAAAAAATAACAGACGTGAGTTAATAATATTGAAAATATGATAAGTTTTTGGGTCGTATAGAGTGAAATTCTACGCATCCGAGCTCTTTTTTAAAATTTCTAATTCGATACGGTCTTTGCCATTTTGCTTGCCTTCGTAAAGTAGCTTATCTACTAAAGTTATGGCTTGCTCAAAATCCACCTCAACACCATTTGCACATATTAGCATGCCAAAGGTCATAGTAACTGGAGTTTTATCTGGAAGTTTTGCGTTATTTATCTGTTTTTTAAGCCTTTTACTCACTTCGTGGATAAATTCTATCTTTGTATCAGGCAAGATTATCAAAAATTCTTCTCCACCCCAGCGGCAAACATAGTCTTTGCCTCTAAATGATTTCTTTAAAGCACTGGCTACATCTTTTAAGACCTCATCGCCACAGTCATGCCCATATGTATCGTTTATTTTTTTAAAATTATCAATATCGCCTAGCATTATGACTAAATTTGTATTACCACTTCTTTCCTTGTTGGCAATTAGTTCAAATCTTAAAGTTTTTTCTATTGTTCTTCTATTTAAAAGCTGCGTTAAAAAATCATGCTTTGAGTCCTTTTCAAGCTCTTCCGTCTCTTTTCTTATTTGCTGATATCCACTAGAAGTGATAATATCTGCAAACATTGAAAGTCTTAAAACAATAAAAAAAGCAAAAACAATACTGCATATAACTATCGCCCCTCGTATAGCTGATGGGATCAGCGGCGCCTCATCTTTATGAATAAAATAAAGAAGTATAAGCAAGATTAATTCTAAAAATGCCATTATATAAGTAAGGCTCTTTGAATCAAACGCTAGGAAGTAGTTTATAAAAATTACACCAACAAGTATTATCCAAATTCCAGTATTCCAACCCATAGTAGTAACAATAATAGTAACAAGTAATATGATATTTAGGTGAAATGCAAGAGATATTAATACTCTATATTTTATGTCAAATTTTATTCTAAGCAATATCCCAGCTGCTATAAATAATAAGCATATAAAAAGTAGCGGTGTAGCTATGATCATAAAAAGCAACAAAGATAGTGCATTCGTAGCTATCATAACGTCTAATATCGTTTTATAGATATCATCGATCGCTTTATAACTACTTTGATCTACAAAATCGTGTGTCAAACAAAACTCCCTGTAAATTTATTCCATTAAATTTCATTAAGTCATTCTAATAAGAGTCGTAACTATCTTCGTCCTCGTCACTATCTTCGTAGTTGTAGTCATTTTCATCGTAATTATAGTCATAACTATCGCTACTATCGTCCTCATCGTCATTAAATTCAGAGTAGTCTTCTTCTACTTCTTCATAGTCAAAATCATCACTCATTGTTTTCTCCTTAAATTTTATCTTTGACGCTTTCAATATACAAGCTTTGGCTTGGGAATGCGAAATTTAGACCATTTTGCTTTAAAATATCCATAATCTTTAGCATTACATCTTGTTTGACATCTAAAAATTCTCCCCAAACGATAGTCTTTGCAAAACAATAAACTAAGATATTTATTGAGCTATCTGCAAAGTCATCAACTACGACAAATAAATTTGATTTATATCCAGCATAATCATCAACTGAAACTATACTTTGTCTATATTTTAGCCCTTTTTTCTTTGCTGTTATATCCTCACTTTTGGCAATATCTGGATGATTTATCAACATAGTTTTTATATCATCTACACATTTTTTAATCTCATCAGTTGTTGCTCCATACTCAATGCCAATTAGCATTCTGATACGTCTACCGACTTTTCTTCTACTCCAGTTTCTAACAGGATCACTTGCTAGTTTTGAGTTTGGCACAAAGATTAAAGCATTATCAAAACTTCTAATAGTCGTCTTTCTAAAGCCAACCTCAACAACAGTGCCCTCTATATCACCACAAACTATCCAGTCTCCTTGCGAAAATGAGTTATCAAAGAGCATCATGACAGAAGCAAAGAAGTTTGCGATGATATCTTTTGCGGCAAATGCAACAGCAAGACCACCGATACCAAGTGAAGCTATGAGCGCTGATATATCAAAGCCAAGCTTTTGAAGAATTAGTAAAAGTGCGATTATTAATACAATTACATAGACTACTTTTAAAACTAAATTTACGACCTCTTTTCGTCTGCTTTTTTGAGCAATTTTATCGATTATTACTATGCCATAACCATTTAGGATGGTTAAAACAAGCCATGAAAACGCGACTATATATACGATCGAGAAGATATTTGCTAGAGTTAATGGTACTGGCACTGGATAAAAGCCAACACCGATACAAATATTTAGTGCATAAATGATAAGAAGTGCAGATATAGGCTTTTTAATGATATCTACTATCTGATCCTTTGCCTCCTTTACGCCTTCGCCCGATGCAATGAGTGACATAAGCCAGTATGTGAGTTTGGCAAGAATTCTTGTAAGTGAGACAAAAAATAAAAATACTACGATTATAACTACGATCTTACCAACGTTAAATTTTGCCGAATTTATAGAAGTTAGCTTATTTATATATTCGACCGTATCGACTAAATTTAGCCCTGATAAGATCATGCTTGAACTTAGAAGATCGGCATTATTTTTAAGATAGATTAAAATTTCCTCATCAGTCTCTTTTTTTAAATCAAGCTCAGCAAATGCGTTATCGTAAGAGCTTGAAGTCTCATTTAGCGAATCTTTTAGCTCTTTTATACTGACGTAAGAATTTGTTTGTAAATTTAAAAGTCCGTTATCTATCACATCTTTTATAGAGTTTGCTTTAGCACCCTTTTTAAATATCTCTTCAAGATTAATTAAAGCTGAGAAATAAGCATAATCTATCTTCATTTTCTCAAGCTCAATAGCACTTTGAACATAAGCATCTTTATTTAATTGCTTCTCTAATCTAGCTACTTTTTTTTCTAAATTATTTTTTTGCAAAATAAATTTATCAATATCGTTTTGAGTTACCTCAATCTGCATAACATATAGTGGAATCTTTTCCAAAAGGTCATTTTTTTTCTTTTGAAGTCCAGCTAAATTTGAGTTATCAGCTTTTGTTGAGTTTGTATCTTTTTGCTGTGCTTTTATAATCTGGATTTGATTGTTTAAAGTTAAGATCTGATTTGTTAGGCTTATGATGCTTTCTTCTTGCGTTTTATTATCTTCGGCACCAAAAAGAGTTAAAAATGAGAGCAAGACGATGGTTAAAATTTTACGCATTTTCACCCCTTTTATCTGCTAAAAGTTTAAACGTGCCCTCTTTTAAATCGTAGCTGAAAATTTCGCCGGTTTCTATAATGTAGTGCCAGCCATAAATTTGAAGATTTCCTCTTTCATACTCCTCTTTTACATTTGGATAAGTCATTATATTTTCGATCGAATTTATCACATTTAATCTCTCAGTTAGCCACGCCATCTTTGCTGGATCGTCGCTTGTAAATTTAAGCACTTCTCTCTTAATTGGCTCTATTAGCTTTATCCAATTTCTAACATTTGGCGTAGTTTTGAGCTTTTTTTCATCCATATAAAGCGCTGCACATCCACCACAATCAGAGTGTCCGCAAATAATGATATTTTTGATATTTAAAAGCTCTAATGCATATTCGATAGCAGAAGTCGTTGCCAAAAATTCCTCGCTCACTCTATAAGGTGGCACGATGTTCGCGATATTTCGTACCATAAAAAGCTCACCTGGAAGGCAGTTTGTTATCAAATTCGGTACTACTCTTGAATCAACACAGGATATAAAAAGGGTATGTGGGTCTTGTCTATTTTGTAGACTTTTAAAGAGCTCTTCATGCTCTAAAAAGCCATCTTCCATAAATTTTACCGCACCTTCAAGTAGCGAGTCATCCATAAAAATTTATCTCCGTTTTTTATATTTTTACGCGATTATAGCAACTTTTATTTAATCTAAAAAATACTTTAATATATAAATTTTTAACTAATATAATTTGTTAAA from Campylobacter concisus includes:
- a CDS encoding trans-sulfuration enzyme family protein, with amino-acid sequence MKLDTLIVKGIEAKNNPNKAVIPPIFLASTFVQDDLENFQEFAYSRGNNPTKKAFDEIFAKVEGSKYAFSFGSGMAATAAALSLIKTGQKVLLNSNVYGGTYRYVTTVFESHGIKSEFIDDLNFLSEDDISDDVAAIFIETPSNPLLRVTDIARISKIAHKKGALVIVDNTFLTPYYQRVLDHGADIVVYSATKYIGGHADVIAGIVTLNDDALAEKIKFAKNTLGGIISPMDAYYLIRGLKTLSVRFDRQTQNAHKIIKFLQNNDAVSVVHFAGSYSEQEAKMQAAQASDIGALISFELDEKYDVNKFVKSLEIFDLAVSLGGVESLICRPATMTHEAFPKEVLDKIGIKQNLLRLAIGIENADDLIADLDQAFKKAKK
- a CDS encoding TRAP transporter small permease produces the protein MKNFINALDILIVSLNKTIAVLGLASGTLLAFANVVARYFFDKSWSWASELSNYLFIWSAFFAAAYGFNKGIHVSVTILVEKFPPALAKACLLFSHILTTVFLIFIAVYSVDYLKILHEIEQMIIDLGIPQWVPMLVLPIAFVTASYRSAEKAIKVALTPAAKVVSNEAHELAHGSVVKD
- the sodB gene encoding superoxide dismutase [Fe]; this encodes MFELRKLPFDANSNAVVSAKTCEYHYGKHHATYVANLNNLIKDTKFANASFYEILTNSEGGLYNNVAQVYNHDFYWDCIAKKSEMSSELKAAIEANFANFKEEFLKAATTLFGSGWAWLVFDPSSKKLEIVQTSNAKTPVSDGKVPLLVVDVWEHAYYIDNFNARPKYLETFYENINWEFVSKAYEWALKESLGSVEFYTKELHK
- a CDS encoding GGDEF domain-containing protein, producing the protein MRRISLYTTQKLIIFSILLTHVCYFFIFLFMKEEILAVMNVFSVATYLFLLRLIYDSPENNKITMVIVQLEILFHALVCMLILGWGYGFGLLFLASSLILFFTSFTYKFFNYIIVAVQIILSIACYIYLDGQPIKDFDSFKDLLFVFNLSMVCIFSVVVSYLLESSNLFIFLSILEEKEMAENILNHDPLTGLLNRTSMQKILSQNDLYKNRDFAIVMCDIDNFKKINDTYGHGAGDAVLRSLSGIFKNTFRDKDRVARFGGEEFLAVVLGVKKDAAVSIVERVRETLSKNIVEFENIKINATMTFGVVAHDGTGEFSLEKMIKQADNLLYAGKRSGKNIVMSADYDPKV
- a CDS encoding DIP1984 family protein, yielding MKLAQALILRADTQKRLEQLKGRLLDNAKIQENERPSEDPKLLLKELDRLSDELFRLILAINLTNSSAKFEGVSLTEMIAKKDTLSQKASVLREFAKSASQKVDLYSNSEIKILSSVDVATLQKQIDELSKEIRELDMKLQEANWQVDLVE
- a CDS encoding TRAP transporter large permease yields the protein MTIAFLFILLFALMLIGVPVAVSLGTSTVLTMIFFTDIDIATIPQLIFDGINKFSLMAIPMFILAGNLLSKGGSARRIIDFAKSMVGHLPGGLPMSAIFACIIFAAVSGSSPATVVAIGSIMFAAIKEAGYPKEYAVGGITTAGSLGILIPPSVVMIVYGVTAEVSIGKLFMAGVVPGLMLGAFMLVQTYVGAKKLGFKATKAEPFKVRVQKFAKAFWALLIVVVVIGGIYGGIFTPTEAAAASAVYALFISLFIYRDIKIKDLWDICLDSALTTAMIFFIIANAVVFAYLLTSEQIPQAIASMILDANIGMIGFLIFVNILLFIMGQFMEPSSVIMIMVPLLLPIATQLGVDPIHFGIILVVNMEIGMVTPPVGLNLFVASGLTNMNLKEVIMACLPWTLTLFFGLILVTYIPQISLWLPNIMYGN
- a CDS encoding MalY/PatB family protein, producing the protein MKYDFDTLISRDGTNSSKWRMKNDILPMWVADMDFKAAPEILNALQKRLDNGVFGYSFIPKEWNEAIKGWWKRRHDVSFENDWMCFCTGVIPAISTAIRRFSNPGDQILVQTPVYHVFFNCIKNNGREILSNDLIYKDGSYEIDFEDLEAKLAQPLTTMMLLCNPHNPIGKIWDKETLKKIGELCYKHDVLVISDEIHCDITDPGLSYVPFISVSEECKNNSITCVSPTKAFNIAGLQSSAIITPNEQIRARINAAVNYDEIGEANAFAITATIAAFNDSQTWLDELRDYLFENKKIVINFIKEQNLPVKLLPSNATYLLWLDCSAFCEDSSDFMNFLRDKAGLWLNDGNAYRGDRFFLRMNIATQRARVLEGLKRLQNGINLYTSKK
- a CDS encoding DctP family TRAP transporter solute-binding subunit, which encodes MKFLQALLFTCAISGLAFGADKVYTIKFAHVVAASTPKGKAADFFAKRAEELSGGKIKVQVFPSAQLLDDDRVFGALKLGNVQMAAPSFSKFTPIVPQFQLFDLPFIFKDADHLHKVQDGAVGEELKGLVTKKGFVALDYWDAGFKHFSSSKKPILVPEDAKGQKFRIQSSKVLEEQIKAIGGNPQVLPFSEVYSALQQGVVDATENPLSNFYNSKFHEVQSSLTLSHHGYLGYLVVMSDKFWNKLPDDLKANVKQALSEATAYEREETAKEDAHVIAELEKYIAETKKLEIFKIDDAQKAEWEKTMQAIYPKFYDVIGKELIEKTIETK
- a CDS encoding GGDEF domain-containing protein, with the translated sequence MTHDFVDQSSYKAIDDIYKTILDVMIATNALSLLLFMIIATPLLFICLLFIAAGILLRIKFDIKYRVLISLAFHLNIILLVTIIVTTMGWNTGIWIILVGVIFINYFLAFDSKSLTYIMAFLELILLILLYFIHKDEAPLIPSAIRGAIVICSIVFAFFIVLRLSMFADIITSSGYQQIRKETEELEKDSKHDFLTQLLNRRTIEKTLRFELIANKERSGNTNLVIMLGDIDNFKKINDTYGHDCGDEVLKDVASALKKSFRGKDYVCRWGGEEFLIILPDTKIEFIHEVSKRLKKQINNAKLPDKTPVTMTFGMLICANGVEVDFEQAITLVDKLLYEGKQNGKDRIELEILKKSSDA